One Puniceicoccus vermicola genomic region harbors:
- the lepB gene encoding signal peptidase I, translating into MFSPGKKLRKQAGEYADMARKIINYRKDQLSEKALEELHAVHDESAALSRDKSLSLETLETKSREWEPVLKRHGGKIYPKTFWSDNLETFLVAAIVVLGIRAFFLQPFIIPTNSMYPTYSGMYHQIYDDEDYPSILAKPFRFALLGAKNHEVTAESSGAVRIPLLYEETSGGIRARARYEVVDGRKWLLVPTKLKRYPLFVGNEPSAFDVPLDFDADSVLIDRFFPYAKSWGEVIAKERTTGRFRREDAHHAWIEVPAEQFNAGETVLNFDVLSGDALFVDRFTYHFFPPEPGDPIVFRTQSIDYPPQPLGEKYYIKRLAGTGGDTLEIHPPALFINGAQAEGNIAFVDNAKQIDGYDGYINGGPGMQYLNPGTSYEIPEDHFFALGDNSDNSLDSRYWGSFEEDAVIGRAFFIYYPFTKRWGPAQ; encoded by the coding sequence ATGTTCTCTCCAGGAAAGAAACTTCGCAAGCAGGCCGGCGAATACGCCGATATGGCCCGCAAGATTATCAATTACCGGAAGGATCAGTTGAGCGAGAAAGCGCTGGAGGAGCTTCACGCCGTTCATGATGAATCGGCCGCTCTTTCCCGTGACAAGTCGCTCTCTCTGGAGACTCTGGAAACCAAGTCCAGAGAATGGGAGCCAGTCCTCAAGCGTCATGGCGGAAAGATTTATCCAAAGACCTTCTGGAGTGACAATTTGGAGACCTTTCTGGTCGCCGCAATTGTCGTCCTGGGGATTCGTGCATTCTTCCTTCAGCCCTTCATCATTCCGACCAACTCGATGTATCCGACGTACAGCGGAATGTATCACCAGATCTATGACGATGAGGATTATCCGTCGATCTTGGCTAAACCATTTCGGTTTGCGCTGCTGGGAGCGAAGAACCATGAGGTAACCGCGGAAAGCAGTGGGGCGGTTCGCATTCCGCTGCTATACGAGGAGACGAGTGGTGGCATCCGCGCCCGTGCTCGCTATGAGGTGGTCGATGGACGCAAATGGTTGCTGGTTCCGACTAAATTGAAGCGCTATCCACTTTTCGTCGGCAATGAACCCTCGGCCTTCGACGTTCCTTTGGACTTCGACGCCGATTCGGTTCTTATCGATCGATTCTTCCCTTATGCGAAATCCTGGGGTGAAGTGATTGCCAAGGAACGGACGACCGGAAGGTTTCGCCGGGAAGACGCTCACCACGCTTGGATTGAGGTCCCCGCAGAGCAATTTAATGCAGGTGAGACGGTTCTGAACTTTGACGTCTTGAGCGGCGATGCGCTGTTTGTGGACCGATTTACATATCATTTCTTTCCACCGGAACCGGGTGATCCAATTGTCTTCCGGACCCAATCCATCGACTATCCGCCGCAGCCGCTAGGCGAGAAATATTACATCAAGCGCTTGGCGGGAACTGGCGGAGACACACTCGAAATCCATCCTCCGGCGCTCTTTATCAACGGGGCTCAGGCAGAGGGAAATATTGCCTTCGTCGACAACGCCAAGCAGATCGATGGCTACGATGGCTACATCAATGGCGGCCCCGGGATGCAGTATTTGAATCCAGGAACTTCTTACGAGATTCCTGAAGATCATTTCTTCGCACTCGGAGATAATTCCGACAACAGTCTCGACAGTCGATATTGGGGAAGCTTCGAAGAAGATGCCGTCATTGGAAGGGCATTCTTCATCTATTATCCTTTTACCAAGCGTTGGGGTCCGGCTCAGTAA
- the lepA gene encoding translation elongation factor 4 yields the protein MRSTDTIRNFCIIAHVDHGKTTLSDRLLELTSTVELRNMKEQLLDSMDLERERGITIKSHPVSMIYQKDKEDYLFNLIDTPGHVDFSYEVSRSLAACEGALLLIDAAQGIEAQTVANAHLAVAQGLEVIPVINKVDLPSAEPERIMEQLEDVLAIPAEEAILASAKSGIGLPEIIRAVIDRVPSPRWLDEKGTRALVFDCIYDAFKGVICYVRVFSGELKQGSSISFMGSDVKTQIKEVGRFSPHMVAEDSLSGGKVGYIVTGIRDVADVKLGDTVTRMDDMAGEMLPGYKEVRPMVFSGIYPLDTSDYEKLKASVAKLRLNDAAFVYQSESSAALGFGFRCGFLGLLHMEIIQERLRREYDLDIISTYPSVIYRLRKTDGTEMEIDNPVFFPDASEIEWIEEPMIKATVHTPNDSIGDMLALISEKRGICQQTETIDTSRVMITARLPLNEILVDFNDRLKSLTHGYGSMDYEPDGYEQSDLVRMEILVNGEPIEAFSSIVHRQKAETRGRALCGKLKDLLPKQLFKVAIQAAVNGKFVARETLSAMRKDVTAKCYGGDISRKRKLLEKQKEGKKRMKQIGSVSIPQEAFVQVLRSSQD from the coding sequence ATGCGTTCTACCGACACTATCCGCAATTTTTGCATCATCGCGCACGTTGACCACGGCAAGACGACGCTCTCTGATCGTCTGCTCGAGTTAACCAGCACCGTTGAGCTGCGGAATATGAAAGAGCAGCTCCTCGATTCCATGGATCTCGAGCGGGAGAGGGGAATCACGATCAAGAGCCATCCTGTGTCGATGATCTATCAGAAGGACAAGGAGGACTATCTCTTTAACCTCATCGACACTCCCGGGCACGTGGATTTCTCCTACGAGGTTTCCCGGAGCTTGGCGGCTTGCGAGGGGGCACTCTTGCTCATCGACGCAGCCCAGGGAATCGAGGCGCAGACGGTGGCCAACGCCCACTTGGCCGTGGCTCAGGGGCTGGAGGTGATCCCGGTGATCAACAAGGTCGACCTTCCCAGTGCCGAGCCGGAGCGGATTATGGAGCAGCTGGAGGACGTTCTCGCGATTCCCGCCGAAGAAGCGATTCTCGCCAGCGCGAAATCAGGGATCGGTCTTCCGGAAATCATCCGCGCGGTCATCGATCGGGTTCCTTCTCCGCGTTGGCTGGACGAGAAGGGGACACGGGCACTCGTTTTTGACTGCATCTACGACGCTTTCAAAGGGGTGATTTGCTACGTCCGGGTTTTCAGTGGGGAACTCAAGCAGGGGAGTAGCATTTCCTTCATGGGTTCGGATGTGAAAACCCAGATCAAGGAGGTCGGCCGATTCTCTCCACACATGGTCGCGGAAGACTCTTTGTCGGGCGGTAAAGTGGGATACATCGTTACCGGAATTCGCGACGTTGCCGATGTGAAGCTCGGGGACACCGTCACCCGCATGGATGACATGGCCGGAGAAATGCTCCCGGGGTACAAGGAAGTGCGTCCGATGGTCTTTTCCGGTATTTATCCGCTGGACACATCGGACTACGAAAAGCTCAAGGCCAGCGTGGCGAAGCTGCGACTGAATGACGCCGCGTTCGTCTACCAGAGTGAAAGCTCTGCCGCGCTTGGATTCGGGTTTCGCTGTGGCTTCCTCGGGCTCTTGCACATGGAGATCATCCAGGAGCGCCTTCGCCGCGAATACGACCTCGACATTATCTCCACCTATCCGAGTGTCATCTATCGGCTGCGCAAGACCGATGGCACCGAGATGGAGATCGATAATCCCGTCTTCTTCCCGGACGCTTCCGAGATCGAGTGGATTGAGGAGCCGATGATCAAGGCCACGGTTCATACGCCGAACGATTCGATTGGCGACATGCTTGCCTTGATTTCGGAGAAGCGGGGCATCTGCCAGCAGACGGAGACAATCGATACTTCCAGGGTCATGATTACCGCCCGGCTGCCTCTGAACGAAATCCTCGTCGACTTCAATGATCGCCTCAAGAGCCTGACCCATGGGTATGGGAGTATGGACTACGAGCCGGACGGCTATGAGCAGTCTGACCTGGTGCGGATGGAGATTCTCGTCAATGGCGAGCCCATTGAAGCATTCTCGTCCATTGTTCACCGCCAGAAAGCGGAAACGCGGGGGAGGGCGCTTTGCGGAAAATTGAAGGACCTGCTACCCAAGCAACTTTTCAAGGTCGCGATCCAGGCAGCGGTCAACGGCAAGTTCGTCGCCCGCGAAACCTTGAGCGCCATGCGCAAGGATGTGACCGCGAAGTGTTACGGCGGAGACATTTCCCGAAAGCGCAAACTTCTCGAAAAGCAAAAGGAAGGAAAGAAACGGATGAAGCAGATCGGCTCGGTAAGTATTCCGCAGGAAGCCTTCGTCCAGGTTCTTCGTAGCAGCCAAGACTAA